The following nucleotide sequence is from Paenibacillus andongensis.
GCTCAACCGCGTCATACCCGGCCTCACGGCTAATCGAGAATAACTGCTGAAGCGGCAGCCCTTCCGGAAAACACCATTGATTTACTCCTTTTAACATGCCTTAACCTCCTTTGTGGATCTCAAAATGGAAACATTCATACGCTTATGCCGAAGTGATCGTTATCGTTTGTTTCGCTACCGCAGAATCATTCGCCGCCAGCGTAACCTCAAGCGTCGCAGCCGCTTCGCTATAATCACCGAGCACTAGCTCCTGTCGTCCTGTTTTTACAGCTGCGACAAATGCCCGATTCTGTTCGAGGTAGAAATCCATCTCCGATGTCAAAGTCACGTCTTGCGTGTCATCTACAATTCGAACCGTCATACCGCTTATTGACACGTAGAAGTCATGCCCGAAAAACTCCACATCCCCGCGTCCAATTTTGCGCGACAAGACCGTATTGCTAATCGTCCCTAGCGCCCCGCTGCGGAGGCCGAAAGATACGATACCCACATCATACACCGTTGCCTCTGGATAATTTCGATGGATGTGTCGCTGCTCGTAGTTCGCTTGGACGTAGTCAAACTCACCAGCCAAATAACGAATTAAATCCACTTGATGTGTCGATTGCTCAACAAGTTGACCGCCCGAAAGATTCATAAGCCTCCACCAACCTACTTCTGGTATGCCGCCAATTCGGTACGCGAGCACCATGTCTACTTGCTTATCAGCCAAGTACGTCTTTGCCTTCTGCACAGTGTCCAGATAGCGCAAGCAATAGCCCGACGAATGAATGATGCCGGATTCGCGAATGATCTGTTCTTTACGACGCACTTCCTCCATATGCAAGCCGGTAGGTTTCTCCGATAACAGATGTATACCCCGTGCTGCAGCCGCTTCTTCAATCCCTTCCCTAGCAAAAGGCGGCGTACATATATAGAGCGCATCGATTACTCCCGCATCCAACATTTCTTTCAAAGTTC
It contains:
- a CDS encoding Gfo/Idh/MocA family protein; this translates as MEKVRIGFIGVGGMAEYHMKTLQQIDDAVITAVCDMNADRAREIAETFGAKTYGTLKEMLDAGVIDALYICTPPFAREGIEEAAAARGIHLLSEKPTGLHMEEVRRKEQIIRESGIIHSSGYCLRYLDTVQKAKTYLADKQVDMVLAYRIGGIPEVGWWRLMNLSGGQLVEQSTHQVDLIRYLAGEFDYVQANYEQRHIHRNYPEATVYDVGIVSFGLRSGALGTISNTVLSRKIGRGDVEFFGHDFYVSISGMTVRIVDDTQDVTLTSEMDFYLEQNRAFVAAVKTGRQELVLGDYSEAAATLEVTLAANDSAVAKQTITITSA